Part of the Quercus robur chromosome 5, dhQueRobu3.1, whole genome shotgun sequence genome, AGTTATCCTTAATGATTCGAGGAAACGCAGCTTCCCCAGAGGAGGCAATTGCTCTAAATGATCCCACGACTCAAGCTCAAGCTTTTTCAAAATGGTCAAAGACATCACCCAATTAGGATACCCTGTACCCCTGTAGTAATGAATCGATAAACTCTCCAAGTCTGGATGTGGCTCCAACGCATTAAGAACTAATTCATCATTCTCCCCTCTTCTATTCTCAGTTTCCCCAAGTTGCCAACCAAACACTAATCTCAACTTACGGAGGTGTATCTTATTTTTTAGTTGTGCATTTTCAGCCTCTTGTACATCTGTTACGTTTTCCAGTCCTTTTATCTCAAGAGACCCTTTAAGGTGGACTAGATTCTTCAACTCTCCAAGTTTACATTCCCCAATATTGTTTATACCACCTATTTTGAATTTCTCTAATGTTCTAAGAGATCTCAATCTCCCAATCCCTTTTGGAAAGGGTTCGGTCAATCCATTACAAAGAAGATGTCTCAATTTAATTAGTTTACCCATTCCTTGGGGTAATTTCTTAATTCGATTACAAGAACGAATATCCAAAGTTtgtaaattacataaattacaCATTGTTTCAGGTAATTCTGTAATTTCATCATTTCTTGATAAATCCAACAATCTTAAATGTTTCAATTTTTCCACTTCATTTGGAAGTTTCTCAAGGGAACTACCTTGCAAACTCAATGACCGGAGGCATGTCAAACGCTGGAATAAATCAGATGAAAAGACCATGCTTGATCTTCCAAAAGGAGTTCGTAGAAAAGGAGTTCGTAGAAAAAGAGTTCGTAGATTTTTTGCATTATAGATAGACACTGGAAATTGTGTTTCCTTCTTTAATTCTAATGTCAAATGGCGAGCACTTTTCCAATCTATCCTCAACACTTTGTCAACATCAATTGTGAAGCATTCATTTGTTGTCATTGATAGGGCAAAGTCATGCACCATATCATGCATTTTGCATCTTATTATCTTATAATCATCATTGTCGTCTTTCTCAAAATCTTGGAAGAATGAGTGCATAACTAATTTTTCAAAGTACCTTTCTCCCATATCCTCCATATTAGATTCCGAGCCCAAATATCCATGTGCCATCCATTGGTAGACCAACTCATTTGAATCATTGTCGTCTTTCTCAAAATCTTGGAAGAATGAGTGCATAACTAATTTTTCAAAGTACCTTTCTCCCATATCCTCCATATTAGATTCCGAGCCCAAATATCCATGTGCCATCCATTGGTAGACCAACTCATTTGAAGAAAAGCGATAATCCTTTGGAAAGTTAGCACAATACAAGAAGCATTGTTTTATTGCTGATGGCAACTcattataactaaataataatgGTCCTAAAACACCATTTTGAACATCTTCTAATTCCCATAAATTACTGTCCAAAATGTTCTTCCATTTTTGCCTACTTCTTTGGCCGCCCATGACAATCCCTAAAATCTTTGCAGCAAGTGGCAAGCCTTTACACTTATTTGCTAGTTCTCGACCAAGTTTTCCTAGTTGCTCATCGTCTTTGTCAACAGATGCCATTTGACTGCATATCAACCAGCTGTCTTCGTTAGACAGTACCTCCAAATACATGGTATAAGCACTATTTACCATCTTTGCAACTCCCTCCTTACGTGTGGTGATCAAAATTCTACTACCTTGATCGCCACATTTGAGTGCAAGTTCGAATGGCTCCCAGTCATTGGGTTTTTCAGACCACACATCATCTAAGACAAGAAAAAACTTCTTTCCCCTTATCAAATCACGAATTCTAATTACTAGATTTTGTAATTCGGTAATTTTAGGGGATTTACTATCAATAGATTCAACGATTGCTTTGGCAATCCTAACCTGATCAAAAGGATCAGAAACACATACCCATATTCGCGTTTCAAAATGGGCCTGCACATCAACATCATTGTAAGCTAGTTGGGCAAGAGTCGTTTTTCCCATACCACCCATGCCTATTAAGGAGATGACATGGGGGCTCTTTTCTTCTTGGCTATCCTTGCCCAAGAGGTTGCTCACTAGCTCCTCCCTTTCCTTACCACGACCGCAAATTTTAGACACATCAACAAGGGAGGAAGTTGTTGGTCGCTCAACTACTTTAGTACCCCTATTCAACTCAAACCCGAAACCGACACTCTCTTTAAAAAGCTCATCTAACTTTCCACTCAGGTCTTTTATTTCGTGAGCAAAGCTGTCACGCATACTAAGTTTATGAACTGGACGGAGCCATGATGAAGGGGAAGGGATCATAGAGAAGCTTACCTTCGTCTTCTTCCGAGCATGAAAGTTTTCAgcattctcttcttctttctcctcTTCCTGGATCCTTGCTTTGATCAATTCAGTGTTCCACTCATCCAACACGTCGTCCATCAGGTAGAATGTGTTTTTGAGCTTTCCTAACCAAAGCTTCACAGCTGCTTCGGTCATTTGTCTTTTCTCAGCATCTTCGAGCACCGCCTGGATCATTCGGAGATTGTCTTCGAGCTTCCGGACTTCTTGGTCAACACCCACGACCAACTTTATCTCTTGTTCCGCCTCCCCAACAGCAATTGAAGCCAACTGCTCCAAGAGAGCAGAAACTAGAACCCCGGCCATACTTGCAGTTGGAGTTGGAAGTTTAATAGATGTTGGCTCCAAGAGAGCAGAAACTGGAACCCCGGCCATACTTGCAGTTGGAGTTGGAAGTTTTATAGATGATAGATGAAACTGAAAAAAGATAACGCAAATTAGAGGTGGTACTGGTATTCTTCTTTCCTGCTTTTATAATGAACTCGCCCTTgagagagaaaagcaaaggaaaaaaaaaaaaaaagtaataggaAAAGCCAAAGGACCTTTGCTGTTTTTCGGAgagtaaaattaaatttatctatcaatgcacttttttttttccttttttttttttttttttttgaagaaacacTTGCATCTACATTTCCAATTTTCCATGGacctttatttaatttttgttacacCTAACTTCTTAAAAAGTTAGATGGAACATAGCAGCAAATTCTATGGTAATAAGAAGTTAATAACTAATATATatggtttaccaaaaaaaaaaactaatatatatatatatatatggatataaATTACAATCTGCAAAATTGATCTGGGCTGCCATAACCATAAAAGccataaatttgattttttgatgtTCGTGATcaagttttatttaaaaaccATGCATTGCTGAAGGCTAGACTATCTACTTTTTCCCACTAGAACTCtttcacattttaaatttaCAGGCAATTACTATCCAAAATTGCAAAATACTAATTTTAAGAGaccaatataaaattaatactaaacatacaaaattttttacaatagttgaattgaaaaatttttattggttttcatctaagaACATTACCTACTAACAATTTATCACATCAatagttgtgaaatttttgtgccTCTAGAGTAATTGGTTTATATTTATCTAGCTCTATGGGATCTATATAGACCATACTATCCTCTATAATCTAACTTATCTAAGAGCATTTACATCAATGGTGCTAGAAAATTTAACTTTCAACCCTCaaaataactattttatttattttaacatctcacttaataatataccatatatctcattttttttactttaacaCATtacctattaaaataatactagcTTCTAAGCACGTGAGAGGGTCttctattttttgtgaaaaaaattaataatttgcatctattataatttaagaTTATAACATTTCCCAATCACaacaaaaaaacctaaaagTGTGATGAGTACTATGTGTTTGcaggtgaaataatttttcattacaccctaggtttttttgttgtgattaaaaaatgttgtaattccaaattacaatatatacaaattattaactttttccccaaaaaaatataagagtCTAAGGCTAGTTTTATTTATGACAGTTATCAAGTTGtatttaatcctaaaatgtagtacgttttaatccaaaaatttaGCCATGTCTAACATACccataacaaaaagttaaaaagtgtttatatttaaaatttagcaaccagcattttttttcttttaggcttcgtttgggagttcataagggaatggaaatgaatgaaatcaaatcaaatgtatttaagtaagggaaaagaatagaaaagaatTGAATGGAATAGAATTAAGTAACTttaattggatgttttaaaataaaggaatgaaaatgaatagaatataagtaatcttgtttgggagtaacatggaaaaaatgaaatgaaatcattttataataatattacaattagacccctattttaaaataaatggttgaatatatagaaatatttttggagttttagtaaaagaatcattaaatctaatttcatttcctcccaatttcaagggaaatgaaaatttgaggttttaagggaatagagaggaataaGTGTTCCCACCTACCTATTCCATTTCCccccacttaaactcccaaacaagggaatgaactttccattccctccattaaaactcccaaacaagggaatggaagaatattctaaaattattcttttcattctttttcattccatttcattccctcctcccaaacgaggcctAACGGTAaaagactcaaaaaaaaaaaatttgttatagtttttttttttttgggttaaggaAATGCTCTAGATGTgcatccacattttttttttcctttttaatggTTATCAAGTAgtatttaatcctaaaatttagccatgTATTAAATATCCATAACAAAAGGTTAAAAATAGCTTAGATTTACAATTTAGcaactaccatttttttttcttttacggTAAAAGgctcaaatttttgttgttttattttttttattattattttttttttgggttaaggaAAGGCTCAGATGTGCATCcacgttttttctttttagtggtgttgttgttgttattttatttaggaCAGATATCAAGTTGtatttaatcctaaaatgtttgtgttttaatcctaaaatttatcCATGTACTATacatccataacaaaaagttaaaagagcttttatatttaaaatttagcaactaacattttttttttctttcaaggtAAAAGGCTcaattttaatcctaaaatgtagTGTTTTAATCCTAAAAGTTAGCCACTTACtacaaatccattaaaaaaacctttaaaactGAGAAGGGGTACATAACATTTTTGATGGagtattatattaataattataaaaaaggtaaattgaatttcacataaaattatacaaatgtgtgtgtgtgagagagagagagacagagacagagagagacagagtCTGAGAGAGAAAGGGCTGGTCGGGGTTGACTGTTAGATTTTCTGAGCAGGAAAGTGgaagtctcttttttttgataggtaaaaaaaaatttattagaagagaaaaagcaagtaaaaaatacaagattcacGATTGTGGACAAgaagaaaagagggaaaagaacAGCAAATAGGCATTAAGTTATCCtaagaatcaaaataaaatcCGTGATAGTAGAACAATCCGAGAGGCCCCAacaccgagaccaatcaaagagggtccATCTGCAAGAATCTAGCAACTGATCCAATGATTTCGCCAAATCCTCAAAAGAACGCCGATTCCATTTTGCCCAAATATTCCACATTAAACAACCAAGAACCAGATTCCAAATATCAGAATTATGTTTCCCAAGCCACtgataccaacaaaaaaataagtctGTAACGgaacctggcatgacccaatcAATCCCAAACAGCTGAAGCATATACATCCACAGAGAATGAGCAACGGGACAAGAAATCAGCAAGTGATCCACAGATTCCTCATTACAGCAACACATACAACAACAATTTACCAAAGTTCAACCTCGAAGCATAAGATTATCCAACGTAAGGATCTGACCATGAGCTGCTGTCCACATAAAGAATgccacccttttaggaacctttactttccaaatgccttttccaagggaaagaaGTAAGAGTTGCATTTCGAATCTTAATATAAAAAGACCGAACATCAAACTTCCCACTTCCATTAAGACATCAAGAAAGTTTGTCACTACCTCCACCCCTAGGAATTCGAGTTTGAATAGAGTGGAGAAGGGAATAGGAAGCCGccaactcccaatcattaaattcCCTATAAAATCTTAGACTCCATACTCTATCATTATCACCAACCAGAGGACTTAACACTTCAGAAATAAAAACTTCCTTATTGGCTGAAAACGCAAATAGCTAAGGATAAAGAGATTTGAGAGAATTACCCCCAATccacttatcatgccaaaagAGAATACAAGAACCATCCCCACCACAAAAGACACATGCCTAGAAAAACTTTCCCACCCGTCACTAATACTTCTCCATAAACCACAACCATGAGCCCTTCTACAAACTCTAGTGCTCCAACCC contains:
- the LOC126725303 gene encoding putative disease resistance protein RGA3, yielding MASVSSSLQPCRTDTQSNKLYLYLWHTYSPVTYSLYEIDVPNPLPPPPTKDAQDEQIINPNHLAPILQLKTGEYPGNMCCVSLGSKLYFMGGEYDIDYPCIDEDVKIKYKNVKRDFFPRDVYIFDPTTPSLLLHGTAMNSGKSWPWAFVADEKIYVLGSNFTTDIFDISWIKDSELKSLSLFEVYHPKDDNWTILPNPPIGNVETRWVGHAVERRKVLLIAWQRGKERLYCFDLDREQWTKGITLPSHLRNVSGRIEFVDGTFYGCYHNTVAAIAPVAKEDEQEEDEDKDEEDEEEEEEETEEEEGEELEEEDKEEWEELGEGDELNIQQQQEDEMGTRFKNYRRHVVFKEMGMDAIFNVPQQLQSSSTLLHLGSRCFCYVMTGMPPHPKYGSDHAIEDDKVRVISIVIFRALGETYKEDAIRVFRAKFLHSAHYTVKTSFTNEGVIHGCFSLGWFHLSSIKLPTPTASMAGVPVSALLEPTSIKLPTPTASMAGVLVSALLEQLASIAVGEAEQEIKLVVGVDQEVRKLEDNLRMIQAVLEDAEKRQMTEAAVKLWLGKLKNTFYLMDDVLDEWNTELIKARIQEEEKEEENAENFHARKKTKVSFSMIPSPSSWLRPVHKLSMRDSFAHEIKDLSGKLDELFKESVGFGFELNRGTKVVERPTTSSLVDVSKICGRGKEREELVSNLLGKDSQEEKSPHVISLIGMGGMGKTTLAQLAYNDVDVQAHFETRIWVCVSDPFDQVRIAKAIVESIDSKSPKITELQNLVIRIRDLIRGKKFFLVLDDVWSEKPNDWEPFELALKCGDQGSRILITTRKEGVAKMVNSAYTMYLEVLSNEDSWLICSQMASVDKDDEQLGKLGRELANKCKGLPLAAKILGIVMGGQRSRQKWKNILDSNLWELEDVQNGVLGPLLFSYNELPSAIKQCFLYCANFPKDYRFSSNELVYQWMAHGYLGSESNMEDMGERYFEKLVMHSFFQDFEKDDNDSNELVYQWMAHGYLGSESNMEDMGERYFEKLVMHSFFQDFEKDDNDDYKIIRCKMHDMVHDFALSMTTNECFTIDVDKVLRIDWKSARHLTLELKKETQFPVSIYNAKNLRTLFLRTPFLRTPFGRSSMVFSSDLFQRLTCLRSLSLQGSSLEKLPNEVEKLKHLRLLDLSRNDEITELPETMCNLCNLQTLDIRSCNRIKKLPQGMGKLIKLRHLLCNGLTEPFPKGIGRLRSLRTLEKFKIGGINNIGECKLGELKNLVHLKGSLEIKGLENVTDVQEAENAQLKNKIHLRKLRLVFGWQLGETENRRGENDELVLNALEPHPDLESLSIHYYRGTGYPNWVMSLTILKKLELESWDHLEQLPPLGKLRFLESLRITGAEVKKVGVEFLGIESNRKKDEEMGSTSTSTSSLILFPNLKSLFFQSMFEWEEWDGMGESGVSESVLIMPRLQSLGTTYCPKLKSLPNFLKKTSLERLSVDCQISNWMTLAYNLAGLKTLRLNLNNNVEHLPTLGKLLLVESLDIYGDGDRVKKVGVEFLGIEEESNNKIDDEKGSTSSSSSSSLVLFPNLKSLSFWGLKEWEEWDGIGGTMREEEAQESGVTITIMPRLQHLTIRSCPKLKSLPDFLPTTPLKTLGIVHSPILRECCKEEIGDQWPKISHIPNISIPGGTVRAVAYMPLRLPSYS